A stretch of the Candidatus Binatus sp. genome encodes the following:
- a CDS encoding DUF1329 domain-containing protein gives MPSELRIPTRLAVIAVFFAMTLSITQAYAGVKPGDVITPKNAEQVRTLVSPGTYVAVAKGMQMNIVAPSRVDWPPPYQDATEKYSSQVRLAPDHRDLLGYVAGQPFPLLDPNDPYVATKIMWNQYFKPIATDDFDLRYFECQVARQNPGAQQQLMLMTETGHLAGYSDIGRTEVEPMPADPDFKASGVWVRVGAYPTLTPAEDRGSGAIRYRYWDANKADDAWAFLAGSRRVRRVNEVMMSSSPGLSTWDADHAGGFGAKPQEYNFKYLGDRGMLACAHARNSPAHPCSTDGGATSCPDDWEMRRLYVVEVTPRPERIAGVLQSKTIVYVDGEGWFNPYVDSYDQKGELWKAQIYLFTYRDRPVPDARVAVYPFKREFNIAASSVDLQSGIATTCYLPGPDTPERECWYINMGAVDKDFFTTEALSKAGH, from the coding sequence ATGCCGAGCGAACTCCGCATCCCGACCCGGCTGGCAGTTATCGCAGTTTTTTTCGCGATGACGCTCTCAATTACGCAAGCTTATGCCGGGGTCAAACCCGGCGACGTCATCACGCCAAAGAATGCGGAGCAGGTCCGGACGCTGGTAAGTCCTGGCACCTACGTCGCAGTCGCCAAGGGCATGCAGATGAACATCGTGGCGCCGAGCCGCGTCGATTGGCCGCCGCCTTACCAGGACGCGACCGAAAAGTACTCGAGCCAGGTGCGCCTGGCCCCGGACCATCGCGACCTGCTCGGCTACGTCGCCGGGCAGCCGTTCCCCCTCCTCGATCCCAACGATCCCTACGTCGCGACCAAGATCATGTGGAACCAGTACTTCAAGCCGATCGCGACCGACGACTTTGATTTGCGTTATTTCGAATGCCAGGTGGCGAGGCAAAATCCCGGCGCGCAACAGCAGCTGATGCTGATGACCGAGACCGGGCATCTGGCAGGCTACTCCGATATCGGACGCACCGAGGTCGAGCCGATGCCGGCCGACCCGGATTTCAAGGCCAGCGGCGTCTGGGTGCGCGTCGGCGCCTATCCCACCCTCACGCCCGCCGAAGATCGCGGCAGCGGCGCCATCCGCTATCGCTACTGGGACGCGAACAAGGCCGACGACGCGTGGGCATTCCTGGCAGGATCGCGGCGCGTGCGCCGGGTGAACGAAGTGATGATGAGCTCCTCGCCGGGACTTTCAACCTGGGACGCCGATCACGCCGGCGGATTTGGCGCCAAGCCGCAGGAGTACAACTTCAAGTACCTGGGCGATCGCGGCATGCTTGCGTGCGCGCACGCAAGGAACTCGCCCGCGCATCCATGCTCCACCGACGGCGGCGCCACCTCATGCCCCGACGATTGGGAGATGCGCCGTCTCTACGTAGTCGAAGTCACGCCGCGCCCGGAAAGAATCGCGGGCGTCCTGCAGTCGAAGACGATCGTGTACGTTGACGGCGAGGGATGGTTCAATCCGTACGTGGACAGCTACGATCAGAAAGGCGAGTTGTGGAAGGCGCAGATTTATCTTTTCACCTACCGCGATCGCCCGGTGCCCGACGCCAGGGTTGCGGTCTACCCGTTCAAGCGTGAATTCAATATCGCGGCCTCCAGCGTTGACCTGCAATCCGGCATCGCGACGACTTGCTACCTGCCCGGACCGGACACGCCTGAGCGCGAATGCTGGTACATCAACATGGGCGCGGTGGACAAGGACTTCTTCACGACCGAGGCGCTAAGCAAAGCCGGCCATTAG